In Carassius auratus strain Wakin chromosome 36, ASM336829v1, whole genome shotgun sequence, the following are encoded in one genomic region:
- the LOC113054972 gene encoding retinoic acid receptor gamma-A-like isoform X2 translates to MFDCVEALGVRARPLFDVSAQSSCMLRKASSFFPGLEPFSWTNNTRLQSVETQSTSSEEMVPSSPSPPPPPRVYKPCFVCQDKSSGYHYGVSSCEGCKGFFRRSIQKNMVYTCHRDKNCQISKVTRNRCQYCRLQKCFEVGMSKEAVRNDRNKKKKDIKEEVVLPESYELSGELEELVNKVSKAHRETFPSLCQLGKYTTNSSADHRVQLDLGLWDKFSELSTKCIIKIVEFAKRLPGFTSLTIADQITLLKSACLDILMLRICTRYTPEQDTMTFSDGLTLNRTQMHNAGFGPLTDLVFAFAGQLLPLEMDDTETGLLSAICLICGDRMDLEEPHRVDQLQEPLLEALKIYARRRRPNKPHMFPRMLMKVTDLRGISTKGAERAITLKMEIPGPMPPLIREMLENPEIFEEKSDSKDAVSAPLPPPAIQAIKQERDEESALEDEEDEDDECVEEGRDQAGDSEDEEWGLLQVDMGGARTSAAGRAQ, encoded by the exons CGGTGGAGACCCAGAGCACAAGCTCAGAGGAGATGGTTCCCAGTTCTCCTTCTCCACCCCCTCCTCCTCGTGTCTATAAACCCTGCTTTGTGTGCCAGGACAAATCTTCTGGCTACCATTATGGGGTCAGCTCTTGTGAAGGCTGCAAG GGATTTTTCCGTCGCAGTATCCAGAAGAACATGGTGTACACCTGCCACAGAGACAAAAACTGCCAGATCAGCAAGGTGACACGAAATCGCTGTCAGTACTGCCGGCTGCAGAAGTGCTTTGAGGTTGGCATGTCTAAGGAAG cGGTCCGAAATGACAGGAATAAGAAAAAGAAGGACATAAAAGAAGAGGTGGTTCTTCCGGAAAGCTATGAGCTGAGTGGAGAACTGGAAGAACTTGTTAATAAAGTCAGCAAAGCACACAGGGAAACCTTCCCTTCACTCTGTCAGCTCGGGAAATACACAACT aATTCCAGTGCGGATCATAGGGTTCAGCTGGATCTTGGGCTGTGGGATAAGTTCAGTGAGCTCTCCACAAAGTGCATTATAAAGATTGTGGAGTTTGCTAAACGTCTGCCAGGTTTTACTTCACTCACCATTGCAGACCAGATCACCTTACTGAAATCTGCCTGCCTTGATATACTG ATGTTACGGATTTGTACTCGCTACACACCAGAACAGGACACTATGACCTTCTCGGATGGACTGACCCTCAACAGAACACAGATGCACAACGCTGGCTTCGGTCCACTCACAGACCTGGTGTTTGCTTTCGCCGGGCAGCTCCTGCCTCTGGAGATGGACGACACAGAGACAGGGCTCCTTAGCGCCATCTGCCTCATCTGCGGAG ACCGCATGGACCTGGAGGAACCTCATCGGGTGGACCAGCTACAGGAGCCTCTGCTAGAGGCGTTAAAGATCTACGCTCGCCGCCGACGCCCCAACAAACCTCACATGTTCCCACGAATGTTGATGAAGGTCACTGACCTCAGAGGCATCAGCACCAAAG gagcgGAGCGAGCCATCACTTTAAAGATGGAGATCCCAGGCCCCATGCCGCCTCTGATCAGAGAGATGCTGGAGAACCCTGAGATCTTTGAAGAGAAATCTGACTCTAAAGATGCTGTTTCGGCCCCCCTGCCACCTCCCGCCATCCAGGCCATCAAACAAGAGAGGGATGAGGAATCTGCTCTGGAGGATGaagaagatgaggatgatgagtgTGTGGAGGAGGGACGGGACCAAGCAGGGGACAGTGAGGATGAGGAATGGGGACTCCTGCAAGTGGACATGGGCGGAGCTAGAACGAGTGCGGCAGGAAGAGCACAGTGA
- the LOC113054972 gene encoding retinoic acid receptor gamma-A-like isoform X3: MVYTCHRDKNCQISKVTRNRCQYCRLQKCFEVGMSKEAVRNDRNKKKKDIKEEVVLPESYELSGELEELVNKVSKAHRETFPSLCQLGKYTTNSSADHRVQLDLGLWDKFSELSTKCIIKIVEFAKRLPGFTSLTIADQITLLKSACLDILMLRICTRYTPEQDTMTFSDGLTLNRTQMHNAGFGPLTDLVFAFAGQLLPLEMDDTETGLLSAICLICGDRMDLEEPHRVDQLQEPLLEALKIYARRRRPNKPHMFPRMLMKVTDLRGISTKGAERAITLKMEIPGPMPPLIREMLENPEIFEEKSDSKDAVSAPLPPPAIQAIKQERDEESALEDEEDEDDECVEEGRDQAGDSEDEEWGLLQVDMGGARTSAAGRAQ; the protein is encoded by the exons ATGGTGTACACCTGCCACAGAGACAAAAACTGCCAGATCAGCAAGGTGACACGAAATCGCTGTCAGTACTGCCGGCTGCAGAAGTGCTTTGAGGTTGGCATGTCTAAGGAAG cGGTCCGAAATGACAGGAATAAGAAAAAGAAGGACATAAAAGAAGAGGTGGTTCTTCCGGAAAGCTATGAGCTGAGTGGAGAACTGGAAGAACTTGTTAATAAAGTCAGCAAAGCACACAGGGAAACCTTCCCTTCACTCTGTCAGCTCGGGAAATACACAACT aATTCCAGTGCGGATCATAGGGTTCAGCTGGATCTTGGGCTGTGGGATAAGTTCAGTGAGCTCTCCACAAAGTGCATTATAAAGATTGTGGAGTTTGCTAAACGTCTGCCAGGTTTTACTTCACTCACCATTGCAGACCAGATCACCTTACTGAAATCTGCCTGCCTTGATATACTG ATGTTACGGATTTGTACTCGCTACACACCAGAACAGGACACTATGACCTTCTCGGATGGACTGACCCTCAACAGAACACAGATGCACAACGCTGGCTTCGGTCCACTCACAGACCTGGTGTTTGCTTTCGCCGGGCAGCTCCTGCCTCTGGAGATGGACGACACAGAGACAGGGCTCCTTAGCGCCATCTGCCTCATCTGCGGAG ACCGCATGGACCTGGAGGAACCTCATCGGGTGGACCAGCTACAGGAGCCTCTGCTAGAGGCGTTAAAGATCTACGCTCGCCGCCGACGCCCCAACAAACCTCACATGTTCCCACGAATGTTGATGAAGGTCACTGACCTCAGAGGCATCAGCACCAAAG gagcgGAGCGAGCCATCACTTTAAAGATGGAGATCCCAGGCCCCATGCCGCCTCTGATCAGAGAGATGCTGGAGAACCCTGAGATCTTTGAAGAGAAATCTGACTCTAAAGATGCTGTTTCGGCCCCCCTGCCACCTCCCGCCATCCAGGCCATCAAACAAGAGAGGGATGAGGAATCTGCTCTGGAGGATGaagaagatgaggatgatgagtgTGTGGAGGAGGGACGGGACCAAGCAGGGGACAGTGAGGATGAGGAATGGGGACTCCTGCAAGTGGACATGGGCGGAGCTAGAACGAGTGCGGCAGGAAGAGCACAGTGA